A genome region from Tolypothrix sp. PCC 7712 includes the following:
- a CDS encoding sensor histidine kinase, translated as MIVETTARTGTILVVDDNPTNIQVLFDILSEIGYRVAIAKSGEAALQRLQSYQPDLILLDVMMPGIDGFETCQRLKYQPETSDIPVIFMTALSDTVDKVKGLSLGAVDYITKPIQHEEALARIRVHLQLHNSQQVLEQRTSELSQALEDLKQAQVHLVQSEKMSSLGQLVAGLAHEINNPVNFIYGNLKPAEEHIQDLITFVSLYREYHPEAHPEIQAWMEEVDVDYLTEDLPKLLNSLKLGSDRIRQLVVSLRNFSRLDESELKPADIHAGIDSTLLILQHRLKGSPDHPTIQVIKDYGQLPMVECYPSQLNQVVMNLLSNAIDALEESTVNTTPQITIRTFVTNDNWMTIAIADNGIGIREEIRSQLFDPFFTTKPIGKGTGLGLSISYQIITQKHNGKIYCNSTPGQGTEFIVQIPLQKVICQIA; from the coding sequence ATGATTGTTGAAACCACTGCCCGCACCGGAACCATTTTAGTAGTGGATGATAACCCTACCAATATTCAAGTTTTGTTTGATATTTTAAGTGAGATTGGCTACCGAGTGGCGATCGCCAAAAGTGGGGAAGCTGCCTTACAACGCCTCCAGTCTTACCAGCCCGATTTGATTTTGTTAGATGTGATGATGCCGGGAATTGATGGATTTGAAACCTGTCAACGGCTCAAATATCAACCCGAAACCAGCGATATTCCGGTAATCTTTATGACTGCCCTTTCGGATACAGTGGATAAGGTCAAAGGGTTGAGTTTGGGTGCTGTGGATTATATTACTAAGCCTATCCAACATGAAGAAGCACTAGCTAGAATTCGAGTACATTTGCAACTGCACAATTCCCAACAAGTTCTCGAACAGCGCACCAGCGAACTCTCGCAAGCGCTAGAAGACTTAAAACAGGCACAGGTGCATTTAGTGCAGAGTGAAAAGATGTCTTCCCTAGGGCAATTAGTAGCAGGTTTAGCCCACGAAATTAACAATCCTGTCAACTTTATTTATGGCAATCTCAAACCTGCTGAAGAACATATCCAAGATTTGATTACTTTTGTTTCTTTATATCGGGAATATCATCCCGAAGCCCATCCGGAAATTCAAGCTTGGATGGAAGAAGTAGATGTGGATTATCTCACAGAAGACTTGCCCAAGTTACTCAATTCTCTCAAATTGGGGAGCGATCGCATCCGTCAACTGGTTGTTTCTCTACGCAACTTCTCGCGTTTAGATGAAAGCGAACTCAAACCCGCCGATATTCACGCAGGTATTGATAGTACTTTGCTGATTTTGCAACACCGCCTCAAAGGTAGCCCCGATCATCCCACAATTCAAGTGATCAAAGACTACGGACAATTGCCAATGGTGGAATGTTACCCCAGCCAACTCAATCAGGTAGTGATGAATCTGCTGAGTAATGCCATTGATGCGCTGGAAGAGTCAACAGTTAACACCACACCACAAATTACCATTCGCACCTTCGTAACCAATGATAACTGGATGACAATTGCGATCGCAGATAACGGTATCGGTATCAGAGAGGAAATCCGTTCTCAACTTTTCGATCCCTTTTTCACCACCAAACCTATAGGCAAAGGCACTGGATTGGGATTGTCTATTAGCTATCAAATTATTACTCAAAAACACAATGGCAAAATTTACTGTAATTCTACTCCTGGGCAAGGAACAGAATTTATCGTGCAAATTCCACTGCAGAAAGTAATATGTCAGATTGCTTAA
- a CDS encoding papain fold toxin domain-containing protein yields the protein MSALSDEEIYQAIGRIVANFGLYQCNECANAVMHWLQKNNIKGRIIKIQTAFGEDYIISTRLENQGITDSITLNGIHYGVEVKDRIFDNLSTQGLTVNDWRNDFECPSGEFLIEYLDDIS from the coding sequence GTGAGTGCGTTATCTGATGAGGAAATATACCAGGCAATCGGTAGAATAGTAGCAAATTTTGGCTTATATCAATGTAATGAATGTGCTAATGCTGTGATGCATTGGTTACAAAAAAATAATATTAAAGGACGAATCATAAAAATTCAAACAGCTTTTGGAGAGGATTATATAATTAGTACACGTCTAGAAAATCAGGGCATAACTGATTCGATTACGTTAAATGGTATTCATTACGGCGTGGAGGTTAAAGACAGAATATTTGATAATCTCTCAACACAAGGATTAACTGTTAACGATTGGCGTAATGATTTTGAATGCCCCAGTGGAGAGTTTTTAATTGAATATTTGGATGATATTTCATAA
- a CDS encoding NADAR family protein, giving the protein MTIYFYKVWQPYGCFSNFSPHGIQIQGTYWATVEHYYQAQKFVGSIDAVIIPAIHNAPTPEEAAALGRCSSRQLRCDWDIVKTQVMREAVLKKFLTHAEIRDILLNTGSEIIVEDSPNDYFWGCGKNKTGQNQLGKVLMSVREEIRKLVSVSTLTEKYL; this is encoded by the coding sequence ATGACTATTTACTTTTACAAGGTTTGGCAGCCTTATGGCTGTTTTTCTAACTTTTCTCCGCATGGAATTCAAATCCAGGGTACTTACTGGGCAACTGTTGAGCATTATTATCAAGCACAAAAGTTTGTTGGCAGTATTGATGCGGTAATTATACCCGCGATCCATAATGCCCCAACTCCCGAAGAAGCCGCTGCTTTAGGGCGATGTAGTAGTCGCCAACTCCGTTGTGATTGGGATATTGTCAAAACTCAGGTAATGCGAGAAGCTGTATTGAAAAAGTTTCTCACTCATGCTGAAATTCGAGACATACTGTTAAACACGGGTAGTGAAATCATAGTAGAGGATTCTCCTAACGATTACTTTTGGGGTTGTGGAAAAAATAAAACTGGTCAAAACCAACTTGGTAAAGTTCTTATGAGCGTACGTGAAGAAATCCGCAAGTTAGTCTCTGTGAGTACACTTACTGAAAAATACCTGTAA
- a CDS encoding UbiD family decarboxylase produces MARDLRGFIKLLEERGQLQRISALVDPELEIAEISNRMLQKGGPGLLFENVKGASFPVAVNLMGTVERICWAMNMQHPEELETLGKKLSMLQQPKPPKKISQAIDFGKVLFDVLKAKPGRDFFPACQQVVIQGEDLDLNKLPLIRPYVDDAGKIITLGLVITKDCETGTPNVGVYRLQLQSKNTMTVHWLSVRGGARHLRKAAEQGKKLEIAIALGVDPLIIMAAATPIPVDLSEWLFAGLYGGSGVQLAKCKTVDLEVPADAEFVLEGTITPGEVLPDGPFGDHMGYYGGVEDSPLIRFQCMTHRKDPIYLTTFSGRPPKEEAMMAIALNRIYTPILRQQVSEIVDFFLPMEALSYKAAIISIDKAYPGQARRAALAFWSALPQFTYTKFVIVVDKDINIRDPRQVVWAISSKVDPTRDVFILPNTPFDTLDFASEKIGLGGRMGIDATTKIPPETEHEWGAPLESDPDVAAMVDRRWAEYGLADLQLGEVDPNLFGYDMR; encoded by the coding sequence ATGGCGAGAGATTTGCGGGGATTTATCAAACTTCTGGAAGAAAGGGGACAATTACAGCGAATTTCTGCTTTAGTTGACCCAGAGTTAGAGATTGCGGAGATTTCTAACCGGATGCTGCAAAAAGGTGGGCCAGGGTTACTGTTTGAAAATGTTAAAGGCGCATCCTTCCCGGTGGCGGTGAATTTGATGGGAACTGTGGAAAGGATCTGCTGGGCGATGAATATGCAGCATCCAGAAGAGTTGGAAACTCTGGGTAAAAAGCTGAGTATGCTGCAACAACCCAAGCCGCCAAAGAAGATTTCCCAAGCGATAGATTTTGGTAAGGTGCTGTTTGATGTCCTGAAAGCTAAACCAGGACGAGACTTTTTCCCCGCCTGTCAGCAAGTGGTAATTCAAGGTGAAGATTTAGATTTAAATAAGTTACCTTTGATACGTCCTTATGTGGATGATGCTGGGAAAATTATTACCCTGGGATTGGTAATTACTAAGGATTGTGAGACGGGTACGCCGAATGTGGGTGTGTATCGCTTGCAACTACAATCTAAAAATACCATGACCGTACATTGGCTATCGGTGCGGGGTGGGGCGAGACATTTACGCAAAGCCGCAGAACAAGGTAAAAAATTAGAAATTGCGATCGCCTTGGGTGTAGATCCCTTAATTATTATGGCTGCGGCGACACCCATACCTGTAGATTTATCAGAATGGCTGTTTGCTGGGCTGTATGGCGGTTCTGGGGTGCAGTTGGCTAAATGCAAAACTGTAGATTTGGAAGTTCCCGCAGATGCAGAATTTGTGTTAGAAGGAACGATTACACCAGGGGAAGTGTTACCAGATGGGCCTTTTGGCGACCACATGGGTTATTACGGCGGTGTTGAAGATTCGCCATTAATCCGCTTTCAGTGTATGACACATCGCAAAGATCCAATTTACCTAACAACATTTAGCGGTCGTCCACCCAAAGAAGAAGCGATGATGGCGATCGCACTTAATCGGATTTACACCCCAATTCTGCGACAACAAGTCTCGGAAATTGTCGATTTCTTCTTACCAATGGAAGCTTTGAGTTACAAAGCGGCGATTATTTCTATTGATAAAGCATATCCCGGACAAGCACGGCGAGCAGCTTTGGCTTTTTGGAGTGCTTTACCACAATTTACTTACACCAAGTTTGTGATTGTGGTTGATAAAGATATTAATATTCGCGATCCACGTCAAGTTGTCTGGGCGATTAGTTCTAAAGTTGACCCCACCAGGGATGTGTTTATTTTACCGAATACACCCTTTGATACTTTAGATTTCGCTAGCGAGAAAATTGGTTTAGGTGGACGCATGGGAATTGATGCTACCACCAAAATTCCCCCAGAAACCGAACATGAATGGGGCGCGCCACTAGAATCAGATCCCGATGTCGCCGCAATGGTTGATCGACGCTGGGCTGAGTATGGTTTAGCAGATTTGCAATTAGGCGAAGTTGACCCCAATCTATTTGGCTACGATATGAGGTGA
- a CDS encoding long-chain-fatty-acid--CoA ligase has translation MNPEAVYRSILTPLTFIKRNAKVYSHKVAIIYKQNRFTYAEFAERINRLASALRHGGLEKGDRVAFFCFNTPPMLEAHFAVPLAGGVLVSINTRLAPQEVAYILNDCGAKFLFVDTELANVIRPIQDSLTTVKQIINISDIAEFEPLEGEDYEAFIQTGSNAELPWLIADEMETISINYTSGTSGKPKGVMYSHRGAYLNSLGEIIETTLTPNSVYLWTLPMFHCNGWCFTWAVTAIGGTHICLRKFHPSTVWNLIAQEKVTHFNAAPVVLISLLNHPNCPQVLAAPLTITTAGAPPSPTLIAKISEMGAKIIHVYGLTEVYGPYTVCEYQSNWEDLEIAEKAKLMARQGVPYIGADGLRVVDKNMHDVPADGRTMGEVVMQGNMVMTGYYNDPKTTERAFHGGWFHSGDLAVMHPDGYIEVRDRMKDIIITSGENVSSIEVEQCLYRHEAVLECAVISIPHPKRGEVPKAFVTLKEGMQVTEQELVQFCRSQIAGFKCPNAIEFTSLPKTSTGKIQKYLLREKAWVGHDKKIFGAEVDC, from the coding sequence ATGAACCCTGAAGCAGTTTACCGCAGCATTCTCACTCCTTTAACATTCATTAAACGCAATGCTAAAGTATATAGTCATAAAGTTGCGATTATATATAAACAAAACCGCTTCACCTACGCTGAATTTGCAGAACGGATAAATCGTCTAGCTTCAGCTTTGCGTCATGGGGGGCTAGAAAAAGGCGATCGCGTCGCCTTTTTTTGTTTTAATACTCCCCCCATGCTAGAAGCCCATTTTGCTGTACCTTTAGCTGGCGGTGTTTTAGTATCTATTAATACACGGTTAGCACCCCAAGAAGTCGCCTATATATTAAATGATTGTGGCGCGAAGTTTTTATTTGTTGATACAGAATTAGCAAATGTTATTCGACCAATTCAAGATAGTTTAACAACTGTCAAACAGATTATCAATATCAGCGATATAGCAGAATTCGAGCCTTTAGAGGGTGAAGATTATGAAGCCTTTATCCAAACTGGTAGCAATGCGGAATTACCTTGGCTAATTGCTGATGAAATGGAGACAATTTCTATTAATTACACAAGTGGCACTTCTGGCAAACCCAAAGGTGTAATGTACTCCCACCGCGGCGCATATCTGAATTCTTTAGGCGAAATTATTGAAACCACATTAACGCCTAACTCAGTTTATCTGTGGACTTTGCCCATGTTTCACTGTAATGGTTGGTGTTTTACTTGGGCGGTAACTGCTATAGGTGGTACTCATATTTGTTTGCGTAAATTTCACCCTAGTACTGTCTGGAATTTAATTGCACAAGAGAAAGTTACACATTTTAATGCTGCGCCTGTAGTTCTAATTTCACTCCTCAATCATCCCAACTGTCCGCAAGTTTTAGCAGCACCACTAACAATCACAACAGCAGGCGCACCACCGTCACCAACTTTGATTGCCAAAATTAGCGAAATGGGCGCGAAAATTATTCACGTTTATGGTTTGACGGAAGTATATGGCCCTTATACAGTTTGCGAATATCAATCAAATTGGGAAGATTTAGAGATTGCAGAAAAAGCCAAACTCATGGCGCGTCAAGGCGTACCCTATATAGGTGCAGATGGTTTGCGGGTTGTAGATAAAAATATGCATGATGTTCCTGCAGATGGACGAACAATGGGCGAAGTGGTGATGCAAGGAAATATGGTGATGACGGGTTATTATAACGACCCCAAAACCACAGAACGTGCATTTCATGGGGGATGGTTTCACAGTGGCGATTTAGCGGTAATGCATCCAGATGGTTATATTGAAGTGCGCGATCGCATGAAAGATATCATCATTACTAGTGGTGAAAATGTCTCTAGTATTGAAGTTGAACAATGCCTTTACCGTCATGAAGCAGTATTAGAATGTGCCGTAATTTCCATCCCTCATCCTAAACGCGGTGAAGTTCCTAAAGCCTTCGTTACCCTCAAAGAAGGAATGCAAGTTACAGAACAAGAATTAGTGCAATTTTGCCGCAGTCAAATTGCGGGTTTTAAATGTCCTAATGCGATTGAATTTACTTCCTTACCAAAAACTAGTACTGGTAAAATTCAAAAATATCTTTTACGCGAAAAAGCATGGGTAGGTCACGATAAAAAGATTTTTGGTGCTGAGGTTGATTGTTGA
- a CDS encoding ribonuclease T2 family protein — translation MQFKNILVASSLLITSFAIPNAVSAQNRGTPGQFDFYVLTLSWSPDYCANNGDRDPQQCKAGKKLGFVLHGLWPQYQKGYPANCSSEKLPKKLKQEFAGLFPSPKLYDHEWEKHGTCSGKTPQEYLKLSKQLKDSVAIPTAYNRPSKPFRTTINGLQNSLVSANPELNPNSIAPYCSGSGRFLQEVFFCYSKDGQPGVCSEDILKRSRTSCGQADFLVRNVR, via the coding sequence ATGCAGTTCAAAAACATCCTGGTAGCATCTTCCCTGTTGATTACTAGCTTTGCTATCCCTAACGCCGTTAGCGCCCAAAATCGTGGAACTCCTGGCCAGTTTGATTTTTACGTACTAACTTTATCATGGTCACCAGATTACTGCGCCAACAATGGCGATCGCGATCCACAGCAGTGCAAAGCAGGTAAAAAACTTGGTTTTGTCTTACATGGTTTGTGGCCCCAATACCAAAAGGGTTATCCAGCAAATTGTTCCTCTGAAAAATTACCGAAAAAATTAAAGCAAGAGTTTGCAGGTTTGTTTCCCAGTCCAAAACTTTATGACCATGAATGGGAAAAACATGGTACTTGTTCGGGTAAAACTCCTCAAGAATACTTAAAATTATCCAAGCAGTTAAAAGATTCTGTGGCGATTCCCACAGCTTATAATCGTCCTAGCAAACCTTTCCGCACTACTATTAATGGATTACAAAATTCATTGGTTAGTGCTAATCCAGAATTAAATCCTAATTCTATAGCGCCTTATTGTTCCGGTTCTGGAAGATTTTTACAAGAAGTATTCTTTTGCTACTCTAAAGACGGTCAACCTGGTGTTTGTAGTGAAGACATTCTCAAACGGTCTCGCACAAGTTGCGGACAAGCAGATTTTTTGGTGAGAAATGTGAGGTAG
- a CDS encoding DUF2243 domain-containing protein — translation MEANSEQLKQPTPLIAAGIFLGLGLGGFVDGIVLHQILQWHHMLSNVRPLNNESNIDLNMVWDGLFHALDWLLTVVGVALLWRAGGREDVLWSSQTFLGSILFGFGLFNVVEGLIDHQILGIHHVKPGPNQLAWDIGFLIFGALLIVIGLLMIKNRKVAE, via the coding sequence ATGGAGGCGAATAGTGAGCAACTCAAGCAACCGACACCGCTAATTGCTGCTGGTATTTTCCTGGGTTTAGGTTTAGGTGGATTTGTGGATGGCATCGTACTACATCAAATCCTCCAATGGCATCATATGTTAAGTAATGTAAGACCACTGAATAATGAGTCAAATATAGATTTGAACATGGTCTGGGATGGATTATTTCATGCCCTGGATTGGTTACTCACAGTAGTTGGGGTAGCTTTGTTATGGCGTGCTGGTGGGCGTGAAGATGTTCTTTGGTCATCCCAAACGTTTCTGGGATCTATACTTTTTGGTTTTGGCTTATTTAATGTCGTGGAAGGGCTGATTGACCATCAAATTCTCGGCATTCATCATGTGAAACCAGGGCCAAATCAGTTAGCTTGGGATATAGGCTTTTTAATATTTGGAGCGCTACTTATTGTTATTGGGCTGTTGATGATTAAAAATAGAAAAGTAGCAGAATAA
- a CDS encoding CAP domain-containing protein, producing MRTKSKVDIWWRYFFLFTALIISRPTFHFVNQALRGQPLDFNYFWSELSLEKILAAGLYNGDGGADWKIGKPKATIWNAEQLRSVPEIREFALEIVNRDRDLNYLPTLRQDTILSLAAQRHAEDMLARNYFSHISLEGKSPRDRYLSLGGTPGKGVAENILQSNTQGFGLTYGEAEKFQRGWMYSNGHRENLLAVQYTKFGYGIAIGVDGRIYAVQMFAE from the coding sequence ATGAGGACAAAAAGCAAAGTTGATATTTGGTGGCGATATTTTTTCTTATTTACAGCGCTAATCATTTCTAGACCAACTTTTCATTTTGTTAACCAGGCTTTACGAGGACAGCCGCTAGATTTTAACTATTTCTGGAGTGAACTTTCATTAGAAAAAATTTTGGCTGCGGGTCTTTACAATGGCGATGGTGGGGCAGACTGGAAAATAGGCAAACCAAAAGCTACAATCTGGAATGCCGAACAGTTGCGTTCTGTACCAGAAATCAGAGAATTCGCCCTAGAAATAGTAAACCGCGATCGCGATTTAAATTATTTACCAACTTTGCGACAAGATACCATACTTTCCTTAGCTGCCCAACGTCATGCAGAAGATATGCTGGCGCGCAATTATTTTAGTCATATCTCTCTGGAAGGTAAAAGTCCGCGCGATCGCTATCTTTCATTGGGCGGTACTCCTGGTAAAGGCGTGGCTGAAAACATTCTGCAAAGCAACACACAGGGTTTCGGCTTAACCTATGGCGAAGCCGAAAAATTTCAACGCGGTTGGATGTACAGCAATGGACATCGAGAAAATCTTCTCGCAGTTCAATACACCAAATTTGGTTACGGAATTGCAATTGGTGTAGATGGGCGGATTTATGCAGTGCAGATGTTTGCGGAATAA
- a CDS encoding hybrid sensor histidine kinase/response regulator, whose protein sequence is MKNQPSSSKFRVLPLQLVLIVPFVVQVFGAVGLVGYLSFKNGEKAVQELAAQLMKRTSSEVDNHLNAYLSIPHKVTQINADVLRMGLLNIRDRKTIGKFFWHEMQAYDLTYIGLYFPNGEGSGAARFDGKTITIDDMVTKTPSVAKNSTTYLTDNDGNPTQILAAVNWDVLNQPAYTEPVKAGKFIWNPIYTYYDPAYPPYISAAAGRPVYDSRKNLIGVVGVEIHLLKLSEFLRTLDISRAGQVLIIERDGMLVANSAPEQPFNVVNNQTKRLKATESPNSVVQGIAKELQKSIPNLQSITNTQQMKFHFQGENYYVHIAPWHDEYGLNWLVVTSVPESSFMAQINTNTQTTILLCVGALGVATVVGLLTSRWIARPILRLNQASQAMALGNLDQTVKDGKIQEFNILAHSFNHMAGQLRDSFTALEKSNAELEARVEERTAELQQAKQAAEAANHSKSKFLANMNHELRTPLNGILGYAQILQRDPATTEKQQKGLGVIHQCGSHLLTLINDILDLSKLEVQKMDLYPQDFHLANFLSTTVEICRIKAEQKGVAFNYHPAANLPIAIYADDKRLRQVLLNLLSNAVKFTDFGSVSFSVEALENQEIGDRLSTRIRFQVADTGIGIAAEKLAAIFLPFEQAGKRDRNSEGTGLGLAISQQIVEMMGGTIHVKSILGKGSTFWFEIDLLTAADWLSQNGTNHQKVIGYQGERRKILVIDDHRENRAVVIGMLEPLGFKMMEADNGQTGLDKAIQMHPDLIITDIMMSQMNGLEMTRRLRQLSDFAQLPIIASPASLSQVDMQETVDAGCNSFFPKPIEFTGLLRELQRYLELHWIYETPTQTDATSAEEDNPTDWLVPASAELIVMYQAAQDGFMADIQQEANRLKQLNPQYAPFANKLLDLSQKFDDEGIINLLQANM, encoded by the coding sequence ATGAAGAACCAGCCATCATCCAGTAAATTCCGGGTATTGCCATTACAACTTGTTCTTATTGTTCCTTTTGTGGTGCAAGTGTTTGGCGCAGTGGGATTGGTGGGATATTTGTCCTTCAAAAACGGTGAAAAAGCGGTTCAGGAGCTAGCAGCACAGTTAATGAAACGCACTAGTAGTGAGGTAGATAATCATTTAAATGCTTATCTATCGATTCCCCATAAAGTAACTCAAATTAATGCTGATGTGCTTCGTATGGGTTTGCTAAATATACGCGATCGCAAAACCATTGGTAAGTTCTTCTGGCACGAAATGCAAGCTTATGACTTAACTTACATCGGTCTGTATTTTCCCAACGGCGAAGGATCTGGAGCCGCTCGTTTTGATGGCAAAACGATCACTATTGATGATATGGTCACCAAAACACCCAGTGTTGCCAAAAATTCTACAACCTATTTGACAGACAACGATGGTAACCCTACTCAAATCCTAGCAGCCGTTAATTGGGATGTTCTCAATCAACCTGCATACACTGAACCAGTAAAAGCCGGAAAATTCATCTGGAATCCTATCTATACATATTACGATCCCGCCTATCCTCCCTATATTTCGGCAGCAGCAGGTCGGCCAGTTTATGATTCTAGGAAAAATTTGATTGGCGTAGTAGGGGTTGAAATCCACCTCTTGAAGTTAAGCGAATTTTTGCGAACGTTAGATATTAGTCGTGCTGGGCAAGTGTTGATTATAGAGCGGGATGGAATGTTAGTTGCCAATTCTGCACCAGAACAACCTTTTAATGTAGTCAACAACCAAACTAAGCGCCTAAAAGCAACAGAGAGTCCCAATTCTGTAGTGCAAGGTATTGCTAAGGAACTGCAAAAAAGCATTCCCAACTTACAATCCATCACCAATACACAACAGATGAAATTCCACTTTCAGGGAGAAAATTACTATGTGCATATTGCTCCCTGGCACGATGAATATGGCTTGAATTGGTTGGTCGTGACTAGCGTGCCAGAAAGTAGCTTTATGGCACAGATTAACACTAATACTCAAACAACTATCTTACTTTGTGTTGGGGCGTTGGGGGTGGCAACGGTGGTTGGGTTATTGACCTCTCGCTGGATTGCACGTCCCATCCTCCGCCTCAATCAAGCCAGCCAGGCAATGGCACTGGGTAATTTAGACCAGACAGTCAAAGATGGCAAAATCCAAGAATTCAATATTCTCGCCCATTCTTTTAACCACATGGCAGGGCAATTGCGTGACTCATTCACTGCTTTAGAAAAAAGTAATGCAGAACTAGAAGCACGGGTGGAAGAACGTACCGCCGAACTGCAACAGGCAAAGCAAGCCGCCGAAGCTGCAAACCACAGCAAGAGTAAATTTCTTGCTAATATGAACCACGAACTACGAACCCCACTCAACGGTATCCTTGGCTATGCCCAGATTCTTCAACGCGATCCAGCGACAACCGAAAAGCAACAAAAGGGATTAGGCGTGATTCATCAGTGCGGTTCCCATCTGTTGACGCTGATCAATGACATTTTGGATCTATCTAAATTGGAAGTGCAGAAGATGGATCTCTATCCTCAAGATTTCCATTTAGCTAACTTCCTCAGCACCACAGTAGAAATTTGTCGCATTAAAGCCGAGCAAAAGGGGGTAGCCTTCAATTACCACCCTGCTGCTAATTTACCAATTGCTATTTATGCTGATGATAAACGCCTACGGCAAGTATTGCTTAACCTCCTCAGCAATGCGGTGAAATTTACCGACTTTGGCAGCGTGAGTTTTAGCGTAGAGGCATTAGAGAATCAGGAAATTGGCGATCGCCTGTCTACGAGAATCCGCTTCCAGGTAGCAGATACAGGTATTGGTATAGCAGCAGAAAAACTCGCTGCTATCTTTTTACCCTTTGAACAAGCCGGGAAACGCGATCGCAATAGTGAAGGTACTGGCTTAGGGTTGGCTATCAGTCAGCAAATTGTAGAGATGATGGGTGGCACAATTCATGTAAAAAGCATTCTTGGTAAAGGTAGCACCTTCTGGTTTGAAATCGATTTACTCACTGCAGCCGATTGGCTTTCCCAAAATGGGACTAACCATCAAAAGGTAATTGGCTATCAAGGCGAACGGCGCAAAATTTTAGTGATTGACGATCACCGAGAGAATCGTGCTGTGGTAATTGGAATGCTGGAACCCCTGGGTTTCAAGATGATGGAGGCAGACAATGGCCAGACGGGATTAGATAAAGCAATCCAGATGCATCCAGATTTGATTATTACCGATATCATGATGTCACAGATGAATGGTCTGGAAATGACTCGCCGCCTGCGCCAACTGTCAGATTTTGCCCAACTACCAATTATCGCTTCTCCTGCCAGCTTATCTCAGGTGGATATGCAAGAAACGGTGGACGCAGGTTGTAATAGCTTTTTCCCCAAGCCCATTGAATTCACTGGATTGTTGCGTGAGTTGCAGCGCTACCTAGAATTACATTGGATTTACGAAACTCCAACGCAGACAGATGCAACCTCTGCTGAAGAAGACAATCCCACAGATTGGCTTGTACCAGCATCAGCAGAATTGATAGTCATGTATCAAGCAGCACAGGACGGTTTTATGGCAGACATCCAGCAGGAAGCCAACCGACTGAAGCAACTCAATCCCCAATATGCACCCTTTGCGAACAAGCTACTAGATTTGAGTCAGAAGTTTGATGATGAGGGCATTATTAATTTGCTACAAGCAAATATGTAG